The genomic window CCAAAGTTTCAACACGGCACCCTGCACCTGAATCATCAGTTGATAGAATAAAAAAAACGCCCAACTTCCGCCGAAGATGAGCGCTCCTGGAATTCCTCAACTGCCGGGTGCCAAGATGCTTGTCTCATCTCTTCGGCAACCCGGCTATCCGCCTTCGAATGAAGCTTCGGCGGACCCGTGGCTTTGCGTCACCAGATTTCTCTGGCTTTGCCCTTTCGGAGAACTTTTTTGTAACCCAAACGAAATCACCTGCGCAATCTACTTGAGCACAAAGTATTCCAGCGAAGCCAATGTTTTTGCGTTATTTCTTTACGTTATTGAAAATACAAGGAATATAAAAAAACAATTGAAATCAGGTGGCAACAATCACGAGACCGCTCAAAAAAAGCCCCGTAAGTCAATTGACGTTGTGATCTTCTCTATACATCCGGGGAGCGTCGGCCAATCATGCGTAAATTTTAACCTCGCCGTGATTCTTCACCCGTTTTTCCGAATCGCAGTCGGATATTGACCGGTCCAAGATGGAGTTTACAGGCCATTTGACAGGCCTGGAGTTCGGAGTTTGTCACCACCGCCAATTAGCAAACCAGACAGTCAACATTTGTCACGCCAGTCATTTGGCAGGGAAGGGTTTCAGTGATTGTCACTCGCAACCCGATTTGACCAAACATTTGCAAGGTTGGCAAAAAAGCGCAAAAAAAAGGACTTAACAATAAATTGTTAAGTCCTTTTTCGATATTTGGTGCCCGGGACGGGGGTCGAACCCGTACGGCCGTAAGCCGAGGGATTTTAAGTCCCTTGCGTCTGCCAGTTCCGCCACCCGGGCAAAGGAGGTACATTATTGGTATTCGGGTTAAGAGTGTCAACGGAAAAGGAGTTCTGTCCAGACATCACCCTAGCCGGCAAAGAAACGGACCTCAGGCTGCGCCGTTAGCAGGTCGTGTTTTACGGCAAGGGCGAAGAAATGCCGAAGTCCCGCCAGATGGCGTTCCTCGAGATCGTAGGACATGCAGCGCCAATAGTCGATCAGCCCAGCCTCCCCCATCCACTGTCGTTCAGGCGTAACTGCCGCAACGGCATCCAGCGAGGCGAAGGCCCGAGTCCGGGCGGCAGACAGCTGTCGCAGTAGCGCCGCGACCTCCTGTCGTTTGGCCAGCGCCGCCTCCCGGCGAAGTATCCAGAGGGCGAAGACGAAGGGAAGTCCGGTATAACGGTACCAGAGCTCCCCGAGGTCATAGATATTTCCGCTGGCACCGAGAGCAGCACGCAGGGCCCGGTCGCCGATCAGCAGCGCCGGCACGCCCTCGGCGATGAGAGCCTCAACCGGCCGCTCGGGAAGCCGATACGTGACCTTCCGGAATCCGTAGAATTCACCGAGCAGAATGCGCAGCAGGTTGACCGAAGTGGCCGATTCGCCGGTCAGGGCGATCTCGGCCCCCTCCAGTTCTTCGATGGGACGCGCGGCAAAGAGCAGAACGCTGCGGACCGGACCGCAGGAACTGATGGAATGCCCGGGAAGCAGCAGGTAGTCCTGCCAGCGGCAGCCGTACTCGAAAGAGGAGGATGGGCTGACATCGATAGCGCCTGCCGCCAGAAGCCGGTTCAACTCGGCGGGAACCCCTTCGACGATTCGGCCGCTAAAACCGGCCTCGGCGAGGAAGTGGAAAAACGGAACACAGTTGGCGTAGGTGATATGGCCGACGGCGAGAGTCATTGCGGCAGCATGTCGAACAGCGGCCGGTCGCCGACGGCATCGACGGGGCCGACCAGGCGGATTCCTTCATGCTCGAGAAGTTGGCCGGTCACCCGCAGGTATTCGGTGACCGCCTTGTTGTAGTCGGCCAGGGCAGTGATCTGGTCGGTGCGGGCGAGAGCCAGGTCCTCCTCCCCTTCGAGAACATCACGAGTGGTGGCCAACCCCACCTCCTTACGCTTGAGCAGGGTACGCAGCTTCTCCTCGGAAAGGTCCCGGGCCCGGCTGGCAGTTTCGATTATCTTGCGGCTCACTTCGAGCAGACGGATGGCGCCGCGAACCTCCTTGCTGATCTCCTCGCGCAGCTGGGCCAGCAGGGCGTGGCGTCCCTTGAGCTGTTGCCGGGTGCGCAGGTATTCGTTGCGCGCCTCCCGATTACCTATCGGGTAGGAGACGGTCAAGCCGACTTCCCAGTTGCGGAAGTTTTTGGAAGCAATGTCGTCGAGATCGCTGCTGTAATCCTGGCCCAACCCGACGTGCGCATAGCTGCCCGACAGGTCGACCGCCGGCAGCAACTGGTTACGGGCGATGCGGCTCTCGAGGTTCAGGCGCTCGATCTCCTTCATCCGGCGCAGCAGGTCGGGGCGCTTCTCCAGCGCCGAGCGGAGACCCTTCTCCTCGGCAACTTCCAGCGCCGGCTGCCCCAACGGCTCATCGGCAACCTCGACCGCCTCGCCGGCGTTGACCAGAACCCCCAGTTCGTCGAGAACATCCTGGTAGGCGCGCTGCGCATCGAGCAGCAGCCGCTCCCGGGTCAGCAAACCGACCTCGGCTTCGAGGATCTCCACCGGTGGCAGGACCCCGACTTCGACCCGGACCCGGTTCTCGTCCAGAACCGTCTGCGCCAGAGCGACTGAGGTCTGGCGATAGGCAAGTTCGTCCCGGGTGCGCAGGGCGTCGAACCAGGTGTCACGCACCCGGGAGATGAGTGCGAAGGCCTGCTCCCGCAGGTCCTGAACGGAGGCTTCCCGATCCTTTATGGCAAAGAGAATCTGCTGCTCGGTGACCGTGGAACCGAAATTACGCAGCAGCGGCTGCACGAGAGTGAAGCGCAACTCGCTGGCGTAGGAGGGATCGATGGGAGGCCGGGGATCGACCCGCTCGCGCAGGTTGGTGAAACCGGCAATGAGGTCGGCGCCGGTGGGAAGTTTCTGCGTCAGGAGAAAATCGAACCGCCGGTATTCGGTGACCGTTTTTGCCGAGAAAAACTGTGAATTGACGCGCCGCCGTCCCGTCCCTTCGGCGAGATCGGCCTCCAATCGGGGATCGTAGATGCCGTACCCCTTGCGGACCAGCGCTTCGCTGGCGCGGGTTGCGAAGGTCTGCGCCCGCAGGTCGAGGTTGCGCTCCAGGACGAGCCTCTCGGCCTGCTGGAGTTCGAGGCCGAGAGCATGAACCGGACTGGCCGGCAGAATACTGAGGAGGAGAATGACTGCAGTGCGGCAACGGTCAAACATGGCTTTCCAGCACCCGCGAAACACTAGTCGACGAAAACGATACGGCTGACATCGCGAGCCGGGATCCGATAGGCTCCGTAACCCGTGTCGCCGTAAAAAAGGGTGCGCTTGCGCACATGGAGTTGGAGACGGCTGCCCGATTTCAGCAGCAGTTCGGCCGGCACCTCCTCGCCGCTGACCTTGCCGAAGTTGATTTCCCGCAAGTCGCGGAAAAAGACGTTCATTTGTCCGTCGCCCCGGCGTCCGTCGAGAAAGGTCTGGCCATCCATCGAAAAGCTGCTCAGCTCCGTACTCACCCCCGAACGGTCGACAATCTGCGCCTTGATGTTCTCCTCCGTCTTGGGAATGGTTCCGGCCGGAATGCCGCCCAAATCTCCCATGCCCGTCAACATGGCAGCGGCCAGCAGAGCCAGAACAATCATCAATAACCTTCGCATGTTTTCTCTCCTTTCACTCGGCCCACGCCTACTAGAATAGCACTTGAACCGACGAGGTAAACCGGTGGCCTGTTTTTTCCGATCAACGGCCCTGGCGGTTCAATGTCCAGGCAGGATTATCGTACTTCTCTGCCGCCAGCTGCGCTGCCCGCTCCTGCTCGGGAGCCGTAGGCAGGTCTTCAACCAAACGGACATCCCACACCCTGGTGACGCAGGCGAGCAGACGCGCTTCGACCTCGGCGATGGTGACCGGCTGCGGCAGCCAGCGATTGAGCCAGCCGACACTCCGCGCCAGCAATTGACCGCCCGCCTGCGGCGAAAGTCGGTGTTCTGTATCCAGTGCCCGGAAAAGGCGGACTGGATCCAGCTCGACGGGAATCGACCCATGCTGAAGGAAGGCGTCACCCTGCCGTTTCTGGGCGCTGCCCGTCACCTTGCAGCCTGCGTGCAGCAGTTCGTGCGTCGCCGGAGCGGTAAAGCAGGCACTCTGCTGGGCACCGCTGCCACTGCAGCCGCGACTGCGACCAGGTGCCAGAAAGGTCGCCAGACCGAAGGAGTCGAGGGTCTGCTGGAGCACGCGGGCAATCACCCGATAATTTTCCAGGATCCCGCCGGGAAACAGGGGGCTGCGTTCCGGAGAGATGACGGCGTAGGTTACCTCCCGGTGGTGCAGGACGGCCCGGCCGCCGGTGATCCGGCGCACCACGTCGAATCCCATACTGCGGCAGGCCTCCAGATTGACGGCCGACTCGGCCCGCTGAAAATAACCAAGGGTAACAGTCGGCGGCACCCAGCCATAGAGGCGCAGGACAGGGAGAGACCGGCCGGCGGCAACGCTCTCCAGCAGCGCCTCGTCCAGCGCCATGTTGCAGGCTCCGGTCAGGGGGCCGGAGCGGATCAGCCGCCATTGCTGGCACAGCATGGAAGCTCCGTAAAAGCGAGGGCCGGGTCAACACCCGGCCCTCCGTTCGGTTTACAAGACGAGTCGTTCAAGGAAGCCGGTATCGACATTCCCCTCTTTGAAGTCCTTGTTGTCCATGATTTTCTTGTGAAACGCGATGGTGGTCTTGATCCCTTCGATGATGTACTCATCGAGAGCCCGGGCCATCCGGTTGATCGCCTCATCCCGGGTTTCAGCATGTACGATCAGCTTGGCGATCATCGAATCGTAATGTGGCAGCACGGTGTACTGGTCGTAAACGGCGCTGTCGACGCGAACGCCCAGACCACCCGGTGTGTGGTACCCGTTGATCTTGCCGGGCGACGGAGTGAACTTGAAAGGATGCTCGGCGTTGATGCGGCACTCGATGGCATGGCCGTTGATCTTGATGTCTGACTGTTTGAAGCGCAACGGCAGACCGGCGGCGCTGCGGATTTGTTCCTTGATGATGTCGACGCCGGTGATCATCTCGGTGACCGGATGCTCCACCTGGACGCGGGTGTTCATCTCCATAAAGTAGAAATTATTGTCCTGGTCGAGCAGGAACTCCATGGTGCCGACACTGGTGTACCCCACAGATTTGGCGGCGGCCACGGCACACTCCCCCATCCGCTGACGCAGTTCGGGAGAGAGAACCGGACAGGGCGCCTCTTCTATGAGCTTCTGATGCCGGCGCTGGATCGAGCAGTCGCGTTCCCCGAGGTGGATGACGTTGCCGTGTTTGTCGGCCATGATCTGGATCTCGACATGGCGCGGGCGCTCGCAGAACTTCTCGATATAGACTTCGGGGTTGCCGAAACCGGCCTGCGCCTCGGATCGGGCAGCGGCGAAGGCATTGGGAAGCGAAGCGGGCGAATGGACCACTTTCATCCCGCGGCCGCCACCGCCGGCGGTCGCCTTGATGATGACGGGGTAGCCGATCTTGGCGGCGATCTTCTTTGCTTCCTCAGCCGTCTTCACCCCCTCCTTGGTACCGGGAAGGATCGGCACGCCAGCGGCGGTAACGGTCTGCCGGGCGCTGATCTTGTCGCCCATGAGGCGCATGTTCTCGGGCGTCGGGCCGATGAAGGTGAGCCCGCAGTTGCCGCAGATTTCGGCGAATTCGGCGTTCTCGGAGAGAAAGCCGTAACCGGGATGAATGGCATCGGCATCAGTCACCTCGGCGGCGCTGATGATCGCCTTCATGTTCAGGTAGCTCTTGATGCTGGGCGCCGGGCCGATACAGATACTCTCGTCGGCCAGCTTAACGTGCAGCGCCTCGTGGTCCACATCGGAGTGCACCGCAACGGTCTTGATCCCCAACTCCTTGCAGGCGCGGATAATGCGCAGGGCGATCTCGCCGCGATTGGCAATCAGTATTTTATGAAACATGGGTTTTTCTCCGAAAAACAGGTGAAAGGCGCTTTTTCCTGCCTTTAAAGTCGTTCCACAAGGAAGAGGGGCTCGCCGAACTCCACCGGTTGGGCGTTTTCCTTCAGGATCTCGATGACCTTGCACTTGAATTCGGCTTCAATCTCGTTCATCAGCTTCATCGCCTCGACGATGCAGAAGACCTGTCCCTTTTCCACCACCGAACCCGCCTGGACATAAGGGTCGGAATCAGGGGACGGCGCCCGGTAGAAGGTACCGACGATGGGCGAGGTGATGGTTTCGTGCTTGTCGCTGACTGCGGCCTTGGCCACTTCGGCCACGGGAGCAGCCGCAGCCACGGGCGCAGCCGCAACCGGAGCGGCCGGCGCGGGAGCTGCAGTCATGTAAGTCGGCGGGGCGGATACGTGCACGATTTCCTGGCTCTTGCCGCGCCGGATGACGATCTTCTCGT from Desulfuromonadales bacterium includes these protein-coding regions:
- the accB gene encoding acetyl-CoA carboxylase biotin carboxyl carrier protein; this encodes MDIKDLKSLIKLVTETDINEFEMENADEKIVIRRGKSQEIVHVSAPPTYMTAAPAPAAPVAAAPVAAAAPVAEVAKAAVSDKHETITSPIVGTFYRAPSPDSDPYVQAGSVVEKGQVFCIVEAMKLMNEIEAEFKCKVIEILKENAQPVEFGEPLFLVERL
- a CDS encoding lipoate--protein ligase family protein, translated to MLCQQWRLIRSGPLTGACNMALDEALLESVAAGRSLPVLRLYGWVPPTVTLGYFQRAESAVNLEACRSMGFDVVRRITGGRAVLHHREVTYAVISPERSPLFPGGILENYRVIARVLQQTLDSFGLATFLAPGRSRGCSGSGAQQSACFTAPATHELLHAGCKVTGSAQKRQGDAFLQHGSIPVELDPVRLFRALDTEHRLSPQAGGQLLARSVGWLNRWLPQPVTIAEVEARLLACVTRVWDVRLVEDLPTAPEQERAAQLAAEKYDNPAWTLNRQGR
- a CDS encoding TolC family protein → MFDRCRTAVILLLSILPASPVHALGLELQQAERLVLERNLDLRAQTFATRASEALVRKGYGIYDPRLEADLAEGTGRRRVNSQFFSAKTVTEYRRFDFLLTQKLPTGADLIAGFTNLRERVDPRPPIDPSYASELRFTLVQPLLRNFGSTVTEQQILFAIKDREASVQDLREQAFALISRVRDTWFDALRTRDELAYRQTSVALAQTVLDENRVRVEVGVLPPVEILEAEVGLLTRERLLLDAQRAYQDVLDELGVLVNAGEAVEVADEPLGQPALEVAEEKGLRSALEKRPDLLRRMKEIERLNLESRIARNQLLPAVDLSGSYAHVGLGQDYSSDLDDIASKNFRNWEVGLTVSYPIGNREARNEYLRTRQQLKGRHALLAQLREEISKEVRGAIRLLEVSRKIIETASRARDLSEEKLRTLLKRKEVGLATTRDVLEGEEDLALARTDQITALADYNKAVTEYLRVTGQLLEHEGIRLVGPVDAVGDRPLFDMLPQ
- the accC gene encoding acetyl-CoA carboxylase biotin carboxylase subunit, with product MFHKILIANRGEIALRIIRACKELGIKTVAVHSDVDHEALHVKLADESICIGPAPSIKSYLNMKAIISAAEVTDADAIHPGYGFLSENAEFAEICGNCGLTFIGPTPENMRLMGDKISARQTVTAAGVPILPGTKEGVKTAEEAKKIAAKIGYPVIIKATAGGGGRGMKVVHSPASLPNAFAAARSEAQAGFGNPEVYIEKFCERPRHVEIQIMADKHGNVIHLGERDCSIQRRHQKLIEEAPCPVLSPELRQRMGECAVAAAKSVGYTSVGTMEFLLDQDNNFYFMEMNTRVQVEHPVTEMITGVDIIKEQIRSAAGLPLRFKQSDIKINGHAIECRINAEHPFKFTPSPGKINGYHTPGGLGVRVDSAVYDQYTVLPHYDSMIAKLIVHAETRDEAINRMARALDEYIIEGIKTTIAFHKKIMDNKDFKEGNVDTGFLERLVL
- a CDS encoding menaquinone biosynthesis protein, whose product is MTLAVGHITYANCVPFFHFLAEAGFSGRIVEGVPAELNRLLAAGAIDVSPSSSFEYGCRWQDYLLLPGHSISSCGPVRSVLLFAARPIEELEGAEIALTGESATSVNLLRILLGEFYGFRKVTYRLPERPVEALIAEGVPALLIGDRALRAALGASGNIYDLGELWYRYTGLPFVFALWILRREAALAKRQEVAALLRQLSAARTRAFASLDAVAAVTPERQWMGEAGLIDYWRCMSYDLEERHLAGLRHFFALAVKHDLLTAQPEVRFFAG